A stretch of the Nicotiana tabacum cultivar K326 chromosome 6, ASM71507v2, whole genome shotgun sequence genome encodes the following:
- the LOC107783742 gene encoding probably inactive leucine-rich repeat receptor-like protein kinase At5g06940 yields MATLCKSSIFLFLSLFLLSSASDEADILLTFKNSINDPLNLLSSWSNTTTIHHCNWTGITCTSSISTVNLQSFNLSGEISPSICQLPNLAHLNLANNFFNQPIPLHLSQCNSLETLNLSNNLIWGTIPEQISQFGSLKIVDFSRNHLEGRIPESIGSLKELKVLNFGSNLLSGEVPMVFGNFTELLVLDLSQNPFLESEIPVDIAKLSKLQKLLLQSSGFYGEIPNFFQGLKSLVILDLSQNNITGTLPQVGFSLPNLVSFDVSQNKLFGAFPNGICEAKGLVDLGLHTNFFNGSIPNDSINECMNLESFQVQNNLFSGNFPSWLWSLPKIKLIRAENNRFLGEIPDSISQAAQLEQVQIDNNSFTSKIPQGLGLIRNLYRFSASLNGLYGELPPNFCDSPVMSIINLSHNYLSGKIPELKKCKKLVSLSLADNNLIGEIPKSLGALPVLTYLDLSHNNLTGEIPEELQNLKLALFNVSFNQLSGRVPASLISGLPSSFLQGNPDLCGPGLSNSCSEEKDTRKGVNLSKLASALISVTLALAILIIALGFYTIRRSRKQRSEMDGWRSVFFYPLRVTETDLMMSMTEKNARGNGGTFGRVYIMNLPSGELIAVKKLMNFGTQSSKSLKTEIKTLAKIRHKNITKILGFCYSNDAIFLIYEYLARGSLGDLIGKSEFQLQWNLRLKIAIGVAQGLAYLHKDYLPHLLHRNLKSTNILLDADYEPKITDFALDRIIGEAAFKSSLASDASSSCYLAPEYGYTKRSSEQMDTYSFGVILLELITGRQAEETECGEGSLDVVKWVRRKINITNGALQVLDPKISSACQHEMLGALEIAIRCTTVMPEKRPSMFEVVRVLQCLDSRSKLTYREEQSTSSYSSVPL; encoded by the exons ATGGCAACTCTCTGCAAATCCTCCATCTTTCTCTTTTTGTCATTGTTTCTTCTGAGTTCTGCTTCAGATGAAGCTGATATTCTTCTAACATTTAAGAACTCCATTAATGACCCTTTAAACCTTCTTTCAAGCTGGTCTAATACCACAACTATTCACCACTGTAACTGGACTGGTATCACTTGTACATCTTCCATCTCTACTGTTAACCTCCAAAGTTTCAATCTTTCTGGTGAAATCTCACCTTCTATATGTCAACTACCCAATCTTGCTCATCTCAACCTTGCAAATAACTTCTTTAACCAGCCTATACCTCTACATCTCTCACAGTGTAATTCATTAGAAACTCTGAATCTTAGCAACAATCTCATTTGGGGTACTATTCCTGAACAGATTTCTCAGTTTGGTTCACTCAAAATTGTTGATTTTAGTAGAAACCATCTTGAAGGAAGAATCCCAGAAAGCATAGGGTCATTAAAAGAGCTTAAAGTTCTTAACTTTGGTAGCAATTTACTCTCAGGTGAAGTTCCAATGGTTTTTGGTAACTTCACTGAGCTTTTGGTTCTTGATTTGTCTCAAAATCCATTCTTGGAAAGTGAGATTCCTGTAGATATTGCTAAACTTAGTAAGCTTCAGAAGCTTTTGTTGCAAAGTTCTGGTTTTTATGGTGAAATACCAAACTTCTTTCAGGGTTTAAAAAgtttggtcattttggacttaTCACAGAATAATATTACTGGGACTTTACCTCAAGTTGGTTTTTCTCTACCAAATTTGGTTTCTTTTGATGTTTCACAAAACAAGCTTTTTGGGGCATTTCCAAATGGTATATGTGAAGCAAAAGGTCTTGTTGATCTTGGTTTACATACTAATTTCTTTAATGGTTCAATACCTAATGATTCCATTAATGAGTGCATGAATCTTGAAAGTTTTCAAGTTCAGAACAATTTGTTCTCTGGGAATTTCCCTTCATGGTTATGGTCATTGCCTAAAATCAAGCTCATTAGAGCTGAAAACAACAGGTTTTTAGGTGAAATTCCTGACTCAATATCACAGGCTGCTCAGTTGGAGCAAGTTCAGATTGATAATAATAGCTTTACTAGTAAAATTCCACAAGGTCTTGGGCTGATTAGAAATTTGTACAGATTTTCTGCATCTTTAAATGGTTTGTATGGTGAGCTTCCTCCAAATTTCTGTGATTCACCAGTAATGAGTATCATAAATCTGTCACATAATTACCTTTCTGGCAAAATTCCTGAACTGAAAAAGTGTAAAAAATTAGTCTCATTATCACTGGCTGATAACAATTTAATTGGTGAAATACCAAAATCCCTTGGTGCATTGCCTGTTTTAACATATCTTGATCTTTCTCACAATAATCTCACTGGTGAAATACCAGAAGAGCTTCAGAACTTGAAGCTTGCTTTATTTAATGTCTCCTTCAATCAACTATCCGGTAGAGTTCCAGCTTCATTAATTTCTGGCCTCCCGTCTTCGTTCTTGCAAGGAAATCCTGACCTCTGTGGTCCAGGATTGTCCAATTCTTGCTCAGAAGAAAAGGATACGCGTAAGGGTGTGAATCTTTCAAAATTGGCATCTGCCTTGATTTCAGTAACTTTAGCTCTTGCAATTTTGATTATTGCTCTTGGATTTTACACGATAAGGCGGTCTAGGAAACAAAGATCTGAAATGGATGGTTGGAGATCAGTTTTCTTCTACCCTTTGAGAGTTACTGAGACTGATCTGATGATGTCAATGACTGAGAAGAATGCTAGAGGAAATGGAGGGACATTTGGAAGAGTTTATATTATGAACTTACCGAGTGGCGAGCTGATTGCTGTGAAGAAGTTAATGAATTTTGGGACTCAGTCTTCAAAATCTTTGAAAACTGAGATTAAGACATTAGCTAAGATCAGGCATAAGAACATCACAAAGATTCTTGGATTTTGTTACTCTAATGATGCCATATTCTTGATTTATGAATATCTAGCAAGAGGAAGCTTAGGGGATTTGATTGGGAAATCTGAGTTTCAATTACAATGGAATCTTAGGTTGAAGATTGCTATTGGAGTTGCTCAAGGATTAGCATATCTTCATAAAGATTACCTTCCTCATTTACTTCATCGAAACTTGAAATCGACTAATATCCTTCTTGATGCTGATTATGAACCAAAGATCACAGATTTTGCTCTAGATCGGATAATTGGAGAAGCTGCATTTAAGTCATCTCTGGCTTCAGATGCTTCATCTTCCTGTTATTTGGCACCAG AATATGGTTACACAAAAAGGAGTAGTGAGCAAATGGACACATACAGTTTTGGTGTTATCCTACTAGAGCTTATAACAGGCAGACAAGCAGAAGAAACAGAATGTGGAGAGGGCTCTCTTGATGTGGTAAAGTGGGTAAGGAGGAAAATAAACATTACCAATGGAGCACTACAAGTTCTTGATCCCAAAATTTCAAGTGCTTGTCAACATGAAATGCTTGGAGCTCTCGAGATTGCTATACGTTGCACGACTGTAATGCCAGAGAAACGACCCTCAATGTTCGAAGTTGTGAGGGTGTTGCAGTGTCTGGATTCAAGATCCAAGCTAACATATCGAGAGGAACAATCCACTTCTAGCTATAGTTCAGTTCCTCTCTGA